The Bacteroidales bacterium genome has a window encoding:
- a CDS encoding histidine kinase yields MIAILFIFCCIIDAQVLSQNKIDSLKNLFPGSDTREQVDILNELASIYAPVNFDSSIFYSAQAMRMATISGYAFGIGCSRLYTGNAYYYNLDFKNALISYLSAQTILEEGSHFDELGELCLMLGHINFFIMRSDVAVSYYHKAYDNFKEAGDDSSQADVLYALNMTYWRDGPVDSALAAGERFLNYTRKHHYRSFEAAALINLGMTVWDEKSLRYHDEALKIAKELENFRMVAIIYNNIASYHYEIPSPLSENNVNLNLSRHYYDLVLENAQKVKYYYNIRAMAYLGLAKIDIKEGFYDSAESNLGNCEKIFDSIAQFPDPQPSPIGIYAFGKIFESFITLRTKNEFYASRFELARKTGKPEDAINYQRLYFESGDTLRAVQQGRQLELLMAEAEAEKTDQKIRSLAQENELKKLQFKQSRSIFIGIAAVVVIISLFVLLFFQRKRLKAEQKSIFMEQRLLRAQMNPHFLFNSLASIQNYIINEKTDQASIYLSRFSQLVRNILDNSVEEYVPLEKEIETVQNYLELQKVRYAGKFDFKIEVDEQIDEENMMIPPMLAQPFIENAIEHGIKYRETPGHIDIRFRLEDGLIRFEVEDDGVGREKAHEIEMKQKTKHRSMATSITSDRLMSINKKLKRKIRMEIIDLKNASGNGCGTKVTFGVPVVVK; encoded by the coding sequence TTGATTGCAATTCTGTTCATCTTTTGTTGTATTATTGATGCCCAGGTATTATCTCAAAATAAAATCGACAGCCTGAAAAATTTGTTTCCCGGTTCGGATACCCGTGAGCAGGTGGATATTTTGAATGAACTTGCCTCAATTTATGCTCCTGTTAATTTCGATTCAAGCATCTTTTATTCTGCTCAGGCAATGCGGATGGCAACTATCAGCGGATATGCCTTTGGCATCGGTTGCTCAAGGCTTTATACCGGGAATGCCTACTATTATAATCTGGATTTCAAAAATGCACTGATATCCTATCTTTCAGCACAAACTATCCTGGAAGAAGGTTCGCATTTTGATGAACTGGGAGAATTGTGCCTAATGCTCGGTCATATCAACTTTTTTATCATGAGAAGTGATGTGGCTGTCTCATATTACCACAAAGCATACGATAATTTTAAGGAAGCAGGAGATGATTCTTCTCAGGCTGATGTATTATATGCCTTGAACATGACTTACTGGAGAGACGGGCCTGTAGACAGCGCTCTGGCAGCCGGTGAAAGGTTCCTTAATTATACCAGGAAACATCATTATCGGTCTTTCGAAGCTGCGGCGCTGATTAACCTTGGCATGACGGTATGGGATGAAAAATCCTTACGGTATCATGATGAAGCGCTTAAAATTGCCAAAGAACTTGAAAATTTCAGAATGGTCGCTATCATTTACAATAATATTGCCAGTTATCATTACGAGATCCCTTCTCCCCTCTCCGAAAATAATGTTAACCTGAATCTGTCCCGGCATTATTACGATTTAGTTCTTGAAAATGCACAAAAAGTTAAATATTATTATAACATCCGCGCTATGGCCTATCTCGGTTTGGCTAAAATTGACATAAAAGAGGGGTTTTATGACTCGGCAGAATCAAATCTGGGCAACTGCGAAAAGATTTTTGATTCAATCGCTCAATTTCCTGATCCCCAGCCTTCGCCTATCGGAATCTATGCTTTTGGGAAAATTTTTGAATCGTTTATAACACTGAGAACAAAAAACGAATTTTATGCCTCTCGTTTTGAACTTGCAAGGAAAACTGGCAAGCCTGAGGATGCTATAAATTACCAGCGATTGTATTTTGAGTCAGGAGATACCCTTCGGGCGGTGCAGCAAGGCAGGCAGCTCGAATTGCTCATGGCTGAGGCGGAAGCAGAAAAAACTGATCAGAAGATCCGGTCACTGGCACAGGAAAATGAACTGAAGAAGTTGCAGTTCAAGCAGAGCCGGTCCATTTTTATAGGAATAGCAGCGGTGGTGGTCATCATCAGCCTGTTCGTGCTGCTCTTTTTCCAGCGAAAACGGCTGAAAGCCGAACAAAAATCCATTTTTATGGAGCAGCGCTTGCTGCGGGCGCAGATGAACCCTCATTTCCTCTTCAATTCCCTCGCCAGTATCCAGAATTATATCATCAATGAAAAAACCGACCAGGCCAGTATTTATCTTTCCCGGTTCTCGCAGCTTGTCAGGAATATTTTGGATAACTCTGTCGAAGAATATGTCCCTCTTGAGAAAGAGATCGAAACCGTCCAGAATTACCTTGAATTGCAAAAGGTCAGGTATGCGGGTAAGTTTGATTTCAAGATAGAAGTGGATGAGCAGATTGACGAAGAAAACATGATGATCCCGCCCATGCTGGCCCAGCCCTTCATCGAAAATGCCATCGAGCACGGCATTAAGTACAGGGAAACCCCGGGCCATATCGATATCCGGTTCCGGCTGGAAGACGGTCTGATCCGGTTTGAAGTAGAAGATGACGGCGTCGGACGTGAAAAAGCGCATGAAATTGAAATGAAACAAAAGACCAAACACCGGTCCATGGCCACTTCCATTACCAGCGACCGCCTGATGTCGATCAATAAGAAGCTAAAAAGAAAGATCAGGATGGAGATCATCGATCTGAAAAATGCATCAGGTAATGGTTGCGGGACGAAGGTGACGTTCGGGGTGCCGGTGGTTGTGAAGTAG
- a CDS encoding ATP-binding protein, whose protein sequence is MIKRAHLQEKIEQSLSVSPVTALLGPRQCGKTTISRLIAENHDTVIFDLENPVDFQQLSAVPMITLQSLKGLVIIDEIQQIPALPGIIRVLADRGDNPAKFLILGSASPFMMKNASESLAGRVAFIDMSGFNLEEIGRDNLSKLWFRGGFPRSYLSEDEQTSFQWRQNFIRTFLERDIPQLGISIPSVALRRFWTMLAHYHGNIWNGSEFARSIGTSEPTARRYLDILSGAFVVNQLQPWHENLKKRQVKSPKVYIRDAGLLHALLFLEGDAILQHPKLGSSWEGFIIEQLISKLGTPCYFWATHAGGEIDLLTIQNGRKIGFEIKYTDAPKITKSMLFAIDDLSLEQIYIIYPGEKDYALHEKIQVIAAQNLWSLNGH, encoded by the coding sequence ATGATAAAACGTGCCCATCTACAGGAAAAAATTGAACAATCGCTATCGGTTTCGCCTGTCACCGCCCTGCTGGGCCCACGTCAATGCGGCAAAACCACTATAAGCCGGCTGATTGCCGAAAATCACGATACGGTTATTTTTGATCTTGAAAATCCCGTGGATTTTCAACAGCTGTCTGCTGTACCTATGATCACCCTTCAATCGCTAAAAGGTCTTGTCATAATCGATGAGATTCAGCAAATTCCTGCGCTGCCTGGCATTATCAGGGTTTTAGCCGACCGTGGGGATAATCCGGCAAAATTCCTGATCCTTGGAAGCGCTTCACCATTCATGATGAAGAATGCTTCGGAATCACTTGCCGGAAGGGTGGCCTTCATTGACATGTCAGGTTTCAACCTTGAGGAAATCGGCCGGGATAACTTGTCAAAGCTTTGGTTCAGAGGCGGATTCCCACGTTCATACTTAAGCGAGGATGAGCAGACCAGCTTTCAATGGAGACAGAACTTTATACGCACTTTCCTGGAACGCGATATACCTCAGCTTGGAATTTCCATCCCTTCCGTTGCACTGAGAAGATTCTGGACCATGCTGGCTCATTATCACGGAAACATCTGGAACGGTTCTGAATTTGCCCGCTCGATCGGAACTTCAGAACCGACAGCAAGGAGGTATCTGGATATTCTTTCCGGTGCATTTGTCGTTAATCAGCTGCAGCCATGGCACGAAAACCTAAAAAAAAGGCAGGTAAAATCACCGAAAGTATATATCAGGGATGCGGGGTTGCTGCATGCATTGCTATTCCTTGAAGGAGATGCCATTTTGCAGCATCCGAAACTCGGATCTTCCTGGGAAGGTTTTATCATTGAACAACTGATCAGTAAGCTGGGTACACCATGTTATTTCTGGGCCACCCATGCAGGGGGAGAAATCGATCTGCTGACCATTCAAAACGGTCGTAAAATCGGCTTTGAGATAAAATACACCGATGCTCCGAAGATTACAAAGTCAATGCTTTTTGCAATTGATGATCTTTCCCTGGAACAGATATATATTATTTACCCGGGTGAGAAAGATTATGCGCTGCATGAAAAAATACAGGTTATAGCAGCGCAAAATTTATGGTCATTAAATGGTCATTAA
- a CDS encoding LytTR family DNA-binding domain-containing protein: protein MLRTLIVDDEDHMRDSLVKLLAKHCPQVEVAGKASSVATGIKALQELHPDLVLLDIQMSDGTGFDLLNSLPVIDFKVIFITAFDQYALQAFRFSAVDYLLKPVNPELLAEAVERAGQLIQEHHNIQMQALQENLRNIERQNKKIILKTTENIYLLDLNNIISCESDNNYTCVYTSDGEKILVSKTLKEYDNLLAGCGFYRVHKSYLINLAHIKRFEKQDGGYIILTNDLKIPVASRKRDEMLELLEKMAE, encoded by the coding sequence ATGCTGCGCACCCTCATCGTTGATGACGAAGACCACATGCGCGATTCGCTTGTCAAGCTCTTGGCAAAGCATTGCCCCCAAGTGGAAGTTGCAGGTAAAGCAAGCAGTGTCGCCACCGGAATCAAAGCTTTACAAGAACTCCACCCCGACCTCGTATTACTTGATATCCAGATGAGCGACGGCACAGGCTTTGACCTGTTGAATTCATTGCCGGTAATAGATTTTAAGGTCATTTTCATTACTGCTTTTGATCAATACGCCCTGCAGGCGTTCCGTTTCAGCGCCGTAGATTACCTTCTCAAACCTGTCAATCCTGAGTTGCTGGCTGAAGCTGTTGAACGGGCAGGGCAGCTGATACAGGAGCATCATAATATACAGATGCAAGCTTTGCAGGAAAATCTCAGGAATATAGAACGTCAGAACAAAAAGATCATCCTGAAAACCACCGAGAACATCTACCTGCTTGACCTGAATAACATCATAAGCTGCGAATCGGACAATAATTACACCTGCGTTTATACTTCAGACGGTGAAAAAATTCTTGTATCAAAGACCCTTAAGGAGTATGATAATCTCCTTGCCGGTTGCGGATTTTACAGGGTGCATAAGTCGTACCTGATCAACCTTGCTCATATAAAACGATTTGAGAAACAGGATGGCGGTTATATCATATTGACCAATGACCTGAAAATACCCGTGGCCTCTCGCAAGCGGGATGAGATGCTGGAGCTGCTGGAGAAGATGGCGGAGTAG